From the Butyrivibrio fibrisolvens genome, one window contains:
- a CDS encoding LytR/AlgR family response regulator transcription factor: MHIAVCDDNIADRKQMQRLLERASDANKKNGLEGFFIDLYGNIPSLMQTPQMYDGIFIDMTNISESGMNGIEVARSLRKINVSGKIILCSSAIDYESLATDEEKEVFIFMTKPILKNRLREVLDICEESRSNKEPLIELRDDNGTIYVNGNDILYAHCKNGGGRIEIKLVDGQIITILSTIYMFYEDLEPFYYLLPASDLTIINIRHIQKTKAFSVIMDDGHKFWLSLEFNKHIKEQLKKEKGL; the protein is encoded by the coding sequence ATGCATATAGCAGTTTGTGATGACAATATAGCTGACAGAAAGCAGATGCAAAGGCTTTTGGAGCGCGCATCTGATGCAAACAAGAAAAACGGTCTGGAGGGATTTTTCATAGATCTTTATGGAAACATACCTTCTCTTATGCAGACTCCGCAGATGTATGACGGCATCTTCATAGATATGACCAATATCTCTGAGAGCGGAATGAACGGAATTGAAGTTGCAAGGTCGCTTAGAAAGATCAACGTAAGCGGCAAGATCATCTTATGTTCCTCTGCTATCGATTATGAAAGTCTGGCTACGGATGAAGAAAAAGAAGTTTTCATCTTCATGACCAAACCCATTCTCAAGAATAGACTCAGAGAAGTTCTTGATATCTGCGAAGAATCCAGATCAAACAAGGAACCGCTTATAGAACTTAGAGATGATAACGGGACCATCTATGTCAATGGCAATGATATCCTTTATGCTCATTGTAAAAACGGCGGAGGACGCATCGAAATAAAGCTTGTAGACGGGCAGATCATAACTATCCTGTCCACTATCTATATGTTCTATGAAGATCTGGAGCCTTTCTATTACCTTCTCCCGGCTTCTGATCTGACGATCATAAATATAAGACACATACAAAAAACGAAAGCCTTCAGTGTGATCATGGATGATGGTCACAAATTCTGGCTTTCGCTTGAATTCAATAAACATATTAAAGAGCAGCTCAAAAAAGAAAAAGGATTGTAA
- a CDS encoding argininosuccinate synthase, whose translation MATKKKEKVILAYSGGLDTTAIIPWLKETYGYDVVCVCADCGQGNELDGLEERAKASGASKLYIEDITDDFCDNYVVPCVQAHAVYENKYLLGTSMARPAIAKRLVEIARKEGATAICHGATGKGNDQIRFELAFKALAPDIRVIAPWRDPNWKLQSREDEEEYCKKHGINLPFSHSNSYSRDRNLWHLSHEGLELEDPSKEPNYKHMLVLGVTPQDAPDKETDVTMTFEKGVPKTVNGKKMKVSDIIRTLNELGAKNGVGIIDIVENRVVGMKSRGVYETPGGTILYEAHQQLEELILDRDTYALKQEMGAKLAQIVYEGKWFTPLREAVQAFIESTQQYVTGEVHFKLYKGNIIKAGTTSPYSLYNQDIASFTTGDMYDHTDASGFINLFGLSLKVRALKMQEVDEKAKKSAKTSVKKK comes from the coding sequence ATGGCTACTAAGAAAAAAGAAAAAGTTATCCTTGCATATTCAGGTGGTCTTGACACTACCGCGATCATCCCATGGCTCAAAGAAACCTACGGCTACGACGTTGTATGTGTATGTGCTGACTGCGGACAGGGCAATGAACTTGATGGCCTTGAAGAAAGAGCCAAAGCAAGCGGAGCATCCAAGCTTTATATAGAAGATATAACAGATGATTTCTGTGACAATTACGTAGTACCTTGTGTTCAGGCTCATGCAGTATACGAGAACAAATATCTCCTTGGAACATCCATGGCTCGTCCGGCTATCGCCAAGCGTCTTGTTGAGATTGCAAGAAAAGAAGGCGCAACTGCTATCTGCCATGGTGCAACCGGCAAAGGAAACGACCAGATCCGTTTCGAGCTTGCATTTAAGGCTCTTGCACCCGATATCCGCGTGATCGCACCCTGGCGTGATCCTAACTGGAAGCTTCAGTCCCGCGAAGATGAAGAAGAATACTGCAAAAAGCACGGAATCAATCTTCCATTCTCTCACAGCAACAGCTACAGCCGTGACCGTAACCTCTGGCATCTGTCCCATGAAGGTCTCGAACTCGAAGATCCTTCTAAGGAACCCAACTATAAGCATATGCTCGTTCTTGGTGTAACACCTCAGGATGCTCCGGATAAGGAGACTGATGTTACTATGACATTTGAAAAAGGTGTTCCTAAGACAGTTAATGGCAAGAAGATGAAAGTCTCCGACATCATCCGCACTCTCAACGAACTTGGTGCCAAAAACGGTGTCGGAATCATCGATATAGTAGAAAACCGTGTTGTAGGAATGAAGAGCCGAGGCGTATATGAAACTCCAGGAGGAACTATCCTCTATGAAGCTCACCAGCAGCTTGAAGAGCTCATCCTCGATCGTGATACCTATGCTCTCAAACAGGAAATGGGAGCTAAGCTCGCTCAGATTGTATACGAAGGAAAATGGTTCACACCTCTTCGCGAAGCTGTCCAGGCCTTCATTGAAAGCACCCAGCAGTACGTGACAGGTGAAGTTCACTTCAAGCTTTATAAGGGCAATATCATAAAAGCCGGAACAACATCACCATACTCACTCTACAATCAGGATATCGCTTCCTTCACAACAGGCGATATGTATGATCACACAGATGCAAGCGGATTCATCAATCTCTTCGGTCTCTCACTCAAAGTCCGCGCTCTTAAAATGCAGGAAGTTGATGAAAAAGCCAAGAAGTCAGCAAAGACCTCTGTAAAGAAGAAATAA
- a CDS encoding DUF1294 domain-containing protein, giving the protein MNSIILITSYILIVNLLGFAAMGIDKHKAKAGSYRIPEATLFILALIGGSIGSTIGMFFFRHKTRHWYFVVFMPTILILQVISVIAVCYFVNFRFM; this is encoded by the coding sequence ATGAATTCAATCATTCTCATTACATCTTATATTTTAATAGTCAATCTTCTTGGTTTTGCAGCCATGGGAATTGATAAACATAAAGCCAAGGCAGGTTCTTACAGAATCCCCGAGGCGACTTTATTTATCTTAGCTTTAATAGGAGGCAGCATCGGAAGTACCATAGGCATGTTCTTTTTTAGGCACAAGACAAGACACTGGTACTTTGTAGTTTTTATGCCTACAATTCTTATACTGCAGGTAATATCTGTAATAGCAGTGTGCTACTTCGTAAACTTCAGATTTATGTAA
- a CDS encoding DegV family protein, with amino-acid sequence MSFKIVYDSCCDLPEEYYSDPRFQSVPLSLEVGDYHIMDDETFDQAQFLKHVAESEECPKSACPSPDSYMQAFKTDADHVYCITLSSKLSGSYNSALIGKDLYEEEYGEKDIFIVDSLSASCGLGLIALKIMEYEEQGLSFEEIVEKISAFRDDMTTFFVLDNLETLRKNGRLSGMKALVAATLSIKPVCEGVEGNIVQRGQGVGIRKALVKMVDLIEKESRDVEDRILAVAHCNNFERAMLVRDMILARKKFKDAIVVDTRGVSSMYANDGGIIVTY; translated from the coding sequence ATGAGTTTTAAAATTGTATATGACAGCTGCTGCGATTTGCCTGAAGAGTATTATAGTGATCCAAGATTTCAGAGTGTCCCGCTCTCTTTGGAAGTAGGCGATTATCATATCATGGATGATGAGACTTTTGATCAGGCACAGTTCCTTAAACATGTTGCTGAAAGTGAGGAATGTCCCAAGTCAGCATGCCCTTCACCTGATAGCTACATGCAGGCATTTAAGACAGATGCTGATCATGTATATTGTATTACTCTTTCATCTAAGCTTTCAGGAAGTTATAATAGTGCACTTATTGGCAAAGACCTTTATGAAGAAGAGTATGGTGAGAAGGATATCTTTATAGTAGATTCTCTTTCTGCCAGCTGCGGTCTTGGACTTATTGCGCTTAAGATCATGGAATATGAAGAGCAGGGTCTTTCTTTTGAAGAAATTGTAGAAAAGATATCAGCTTTCAGAGATGATATGACTACATTTTTCGTACTTGATAATCTCGAGACACTTAGAAAGAATGGACGCCTATCCGGAATGAAGGCTCTTGTTGCTGCTACACTTAGCATCAAGCCTGTATGTGAAGGCGTAGAAGGAAATATTGTTCAAAGAGGACAGGGAGTTGGCATTCGCAAAGCTCTTGTGAAGATGGTTGACCTTATAGAGAAGGAAAGTCGTGATGTTGAAGATAGAATTCTTGCAGTAGCACATTGTAACAACTTCGAAAGAGCCATGCTTGTGCGTGATATGATCCTTGCCAGAAAGAAATTCAAGGACGCCATAGTAGTTGATACCAGAGGCGTAAGCTCTATGTATGCAAATGATGGTGGTATTATCGTTACTTACTGA